Part of the Spinacia oleracea cultivar Varoflay chromosome 5, BTI_SOV_V1, whole genome shotgun sequence genome, CCAAGTAAACTAGCTGACATTTACGATTCCGTAAAAGTTTTGACATAGCAAATTATTGTCACCCAAAAAAAAGTTGATGAAATAAAgacaagataggtaagcaagtgCCCTTAATCTAGTATGTGGTGAAGCACATAAAAACAGCACGTAATTTGGACCTTTAATAATTAGCACCACGAACTGCAAAACAATGGATAAATAAAGGCACAAAAAGATTAAAGGTTTAAAGATCAGAGAAACAATTTCTGGATTTCATCCACCTTTTAAGACGAACAAGCAGTGGGAAGAGCCTTTTAAAAGCAGAATTAACACCTTATCTCATTAAAATGGTATGCTTTTAGATTGAGTAACTTTGCTTCTCATAACCTTTTGCTTTTCATGATCATACGCACAAGCTAGGGGAACTTAGTTGCAAATTGTAATTAGCATAAGTAGACGTATTAACTTCTAAAGCCTCGTCGACTAAGCGGAGTTTCTTTATCGTTTTTAGTCGTTTTGTTGGCAAGGTAAGGTTAGAACTAGAGGTGATCAAAATTAAGGTATGACCGGGCTTTAACACACAAAAAATGCCATATTCATAAATTTGGTACGGGCTTTGTGGGCCATATGGGCTTTTTGGGCCAGTCTCTGATTTTGGTCTTAAAATGCATATTTTAGGCTACCCAAACCCGGCTTTCTTGAGTCGGGTCGGGCTATAGTTGATCAAGTCTAGTTAGAACTCAAGTTGAGCCGCGCGTGCATCTCCGTTAACAATGACAGGAAGCAATTGTGAGGTCATTGTGAAAGGGATAGAGAAGGAGGTGCCAGTCCACGCCCATCTCACTTGTTTTATGACAGACTtcgagcaaaattttaaaatgacgGCTCAAGCCCATGGGCCACAAGTCGGTTCTTCCTAATTTCACTCAGTTAAGGTGTTTTGTCATGCCgagctttttccaaaaaatctgACCCAGTTCAAGACTCACAATTGCATGCTCGTGTTGGATCGTACTTTTTTCCGTGCCCATGTCAGACCATGCTTTTATCGGGCTGGGTTGTGCCATCTTCAGTAGGAGGGAGAGAGAGTGGGGTTAGTTGTAGAAAACCGGGGGGAGGGCATTAGCAACTTTGGGTTGGTGATAGTAATTTTCGAGATTAGAACTGCGGTTGCAAAAAGTCCCTCATGCAGTATCCGGTGTATAACATTTTCTTCAACTTTTCCCTATGTACACATCAAAGAGAATATGAATTTCAACTTCATATTAGTCTATTCTCACTCTCCTTTAGCCTAATCGAGTAATAAAATCTCAACTCCGAATAATAACCATTGAGTGGGAACAAAAGCTCAAAATTGAATAAATCAGAAAAATATAGTATATCGTTCCAATTTTATCAGATGTCTGAGTCATAAAAGAAAACAGTGGACAAATACGCAAGCAACTTATCGGAAACTTTCAGAATCAGAAAAATAAGTATAGCACTTCTGGGACCAAAACTCGACTTGGCTTTACGAGTTGTGGCGAATAAAACCAacgtaaaagaaaaagaaacataGGAGTTTCAACTTGTAACTTTGTTAGTGATAAAGTCACAAGCGTATAGATATGTTTCAGATGTGTTTTTTTAATCTGTTAACAAAAAGATATGCTCCAATCATTCATAAAGTGCAACATCCTCCTTTTCTTTCTCTCCTAATTTTAGTTGTTTTCAGCAATATCTTACTAGCCCTTGGCTTACAGACAGTATAAAGCAAAAAGATCTTCCTAGGCTAAAAGGAAACTTCTTAAGAAAGAAAAATCACACAAAAAAAGGTCaagaaatttgaaaaaaataaatcaataggATTGATGTTTAAGTTACGCTTAATATTTGATTGATCAGAAAGTGACCCTAATCAGTAATCACCCAATCATATGATCCAATTCGGATTTATAATTCATCGATGTTGTCCCACGCTCCCATTTCCTTGGATTCGTGTAACTCTTTTGGTAAGACCGTCTCACACTAATTTATACTCTATAATGAGACATCAAAAAGCTATAAGCTAAAGTAACAAGTCATCTTCAGAATAAGCTAAAGTCACTGTGAGACCATCCCATACAAGATTTTTCCCTACAATATTAAGTATAAACTCTTGAAAAAGGTAAAAACATGCCTCCTCTTTTAGTCTTGGGTGTATGAACCTAATTGGTTAAGTTGCAAACCTTATAAACCAAGTCAACACTTTTTAGAAGCAACCTCTCTACTAACCCAACACCAGCAAAACGGTGGGACCTGTGCAAGATTATCTGCTGTTGTGACCATGTGGACTGTGATAGAGTGACATAGAAATATAACTGAAGGAAATTCCAATTTATTCATGCACTTCTAATCAGATTTCTTACAGTGGTTTAATAAAGGACAGGGTGGCTTATTGACTGATTCTTTCTTCTCTTGTTTTCCCACTTTTGTAGAACATCTATTACAGATCTTACCATGTGTAAACAGAAGGCAGTTCAGATCGAATTTCAGTTCGTTAGGAATTCTCTGGTTTAGGTGAAGATACGTCTTCTTCGCATCAGCTCCTTCTGGTACCCAACCAAGAGTAGTTGCTATCTGCAAAATCTGGAATGCATAATTCGGTTTTAGAGGATCTTCCAAACATGTGACATAGTCTTTTCACCAGCACATAAACTAACACTTACATGTGTGTCAACTGGAAAGTCGTCTTGCTGTAAATGGAACATGAGAACGCAAGCTACCTGAAAACCAATTACCAAATTATCACATAGCCAAACAAAAACTAACACAATTTTTCTATTACATCCATTCTTTaccatttttttttaccaaaagaCGCCAACTAATGTAGATGATTCAAACACCAGGAAGCTCATAACCGATATGAAATTGATAGAAGTAGGCACATGTCCATGTTTCGGTAATTATGCATACTATTCACAAACCCTTCTTTTTAACCACACGTCTTGCAAAAATTGCCTAACAAACAGCTACTACTAAAATCAGACACTATTACGCAATACATTCCTCCTGCATGACATAGCATCCTACAAGGCAAAATACAAAACAGAACTCACAGTTTTAGGCCCGATTCCTTTGAAAGAGGAGAGCTCGGACTTTATTTCGTCTATGGACAAGTCTCGCAAGTACTCTAAGCACAACTTCCCACTCTTCTCGTTGAGGCAACTCAAGATGTTTCTAATGCAGGAAGCTTTAGTTGGAGCCAAACCTCCACATCTGATGGCATTCTCTAACAAGTTTTGTTCAGCAGCAAGGACCTAAAATTTACAGAGATTGAGCCACAAACAGATTACACAGACAGCAACAAAAAGGAACAagatttcaaaactcaaaaatGTCCTGAATGTACTCATGTGAAAATGGATACACCACACTTCTACGCGCTGTAAACTCAGTATATAAGAATCTAGCATTACCACAGAAAGATTTAAGATAACATAAACACTCTACCAATACTCGCGACTCTTATAGATGTAATGCTTCATAATAACAGTGAATTCAGGCCCTTAAATGTGTATTTCCTCTGGCAATGCATATAAAAAGTTTAGCTCAATAAGATTAAGGCTTAAACCATTCATGCATAACCTTGGGTTATCTGTATATGTGCCATAGAGCCAAAAAAAATCCtatatttcacaaaaaaaataaacggCAGGACACATCAAAGAGCCTAAATAATCAATTACTACTTAAAAGTACTGcttcaatcaaaaatcaaagcaattatTGCCTAACAACTTAATCTATAGTTCTTGAACCAGTATATAACCATAAATTTAGGATTTTTCCAGCAGAAATAGGCAAATAGCACATTCAAAATCCAGAAAAAAAATACAGTAAGCATCAAGTATCCAACAATTAAACCATAAATATTCAATGATAATTGATAATGAATTCCAGAAATTAATGCAACTTACAAGTTCCCAAGTGGGAAATGCAGCTTTAAGAGAAGCAAAAGCCTTCTGAGAATTAACATCAGTAGTATTCTGCGAAAGAACAGTGCTCACTAAACCATCCAAAACGCTCAATTTCTCAACTGAAACCTCTGATTTCACTGACCCATTAATCAAATTCGAAGTTTTAGGTTCTGGGTTTTGTCTTTCCTCGCGATACTTGGCGAATTCTTCAGGGAATCCATGAAATTCCAAGAGTTCATCCCTAATCGCTAAGCAATCTTCTGGAGTTGGTCTTGGGTGAGATGGGTATGGTTCAATTGTGGCTGTTTTGGGGGTTCTCTTGGTTTGAGTTGATCTGATTTTAGCAATTGTGATTTCTGCATGTTGTTTGTCGTTTTGGGGAGAAATTTGCTTCCTTTTTCGGGTTGGTTTCTGCATTTTTTCAACTGGGTTTGCAATTGGGAAGGGAGATTAAAATTGAAATGTCTACATTAGGGAATGTTATTATGTTTTTTGgggttttctctttctttttccttttcttaaTCTTCTTATTCCTTGtgtttttttcttaataccacAAACACAAACTATGTTTAAGGATGTAATTAGCAATAACTAATACAGAGTATTCGGGCTCAACTTTGTACtatctccgtttcaaaaagatctttacagttactatttgcacggactctaatgcaatatttaactactaatatatccaatttcgtatgtgaaaaaattataaaaatttgatattctgaaaatacatcccgacaccaatctaacaagatcttacaagtaacgttttgatgtatataatggtgaaaatttacggtcaaagtttttatactttggacacattttccaaagcgtaaagaattttctgaaacggaggaaaTATAAGGTTTCTCAACAAAATAAAGAGTTTTTCCTTACATGATGGACCTGATCTACATAAATAGATGCTACGTAGATATCGCACAAGGAAACATATGCATAGAGATGAACTAATAGTAGTATTGTTTTTTAACTTGAAAAaatatttgattagtttaaatgTGTGTAgttttagatatataattattattttttattcataATAGGTGTCATAATTGTAAGAtgcttatatttttaataagatAATTGAATTTTGTTGTATTAAGAAATATAACTAAAGTGATTATTCTTTAATCTAAATGAATGAATAATTTGGGATTTCCCTAAGGAAAGAGCTCAAGAGCTTGATGACTTATAGATAATAATCTTTACTTTTTCGTTTTACTCGAAGTTTAGAATACTATGTAGGTTCCCAGTTATACTAGCTACTACGATTTTCATTAATCAAACGTAAACGAGCtcgattttattttgtttttcaaGGAAAATGAGCTCGATTTTTGAAAATCTTTTTTTCTCAAGCCACTACATGAGCAAATAGTTACGTTTTATATTGTTAAACCTTTTAATCCAACAACAAAATACTCCTCCCTCGGGAGAAAAAACCTATTAAAAGAtagttttttattattaaaaagtgATTGTGATTGCATTTATTGCACTAGCAAGTATAGTGAATAATGGACAAATTACAAGCATTtccaaattccaaccccaaattGTTGGGGTCAAAAACTACATTATCCCATTCATTAAAGGTAGGCATCATTCGTGTACCACTATAGGCAATCACTACAGTTACTTCACTTAGGTTAAAGATGAATTAAGAAAAAGTGGGATTTCCTATTCATAATTATTCTCCTCCAATTTCACTTGTCAGATTCATAGTGAGGAGCAAAACAGATTGACTTTGAAATgtaaatttgtttaattaatctTATAATTATCACATCTTAACTCTTCAGGCACATAACTATCTCAACTCATGTActattttatacggagtacacAAGTGTAATCCTTGATAGATAAGAGGGTGATACGAGATACATGTCACTTGTTAGAGTTTGTTGTCAAACCAACTGCAGAGAAAGTCAACTTTTGTCAAGTCAACGCTTAACATCTAATATCATTGCTCCACCACTGTCTCACGTTTTAGGTGCTATGTGATAAATAAATTttgtaaataattatataaatTTGATATTCATGCGCTTCATCATATACTTGTATGTAAGTTTATTTGTACAAAGTATTATATATGACATGCTTACAAGTCTACAACGTCAAAATCACTATCACTCCAATATATTTAGGTCACAATATGGAACAATTCCATCAAATACGGACCAAAATCTTCATTGAAGATAACATATGAAATTATTAACTAGTATTCATCATTCTatatcaaataaaaaaacaaattaggAGTTATGATAAGTTACACGTCATTATCCTGAAATTTGTTTTTATGAAACTTCCCAATTAAAAATTAAGTCAATAGCAATTCAATACTATTAAAGTCATGTAGTCCATTTGCAGGATGTAACAACTTCTTTATTAGTTTAATAGGGGAAAGAATAAAGCATCATGTTATTTCATCCGTTTTCTAATAGTTGCAACACTTTTTTAAAATGACAAGTCTTTCTAACAACGTTACTGTACAGGGTGTCCTACCGGCATGGGCTCATACCGGCAGAACTCCCGTCAGCAAAGTCATCCAAGAGCTAAAACGAGTAAATAAACCGATTTAACTCTTACCAGCATTTCTACAACTCTCCTACCGACATTAACAGTTAGCCACGTGATCAAAGATCACCAAAAGGTCACCACCAAACAAGTCACTGTCCTACGAGGTAGAAGTTACTCGACCGTATAGGACACCATGTCTATACAAGGAAGACCTCATTTATTGCTACAAGGTACGAAAAACTTAAACACACTCTTTACTTACTATTCAGTTATATCTTAATTACGTTCAGtaatcttacttaggcatcggagggggatcctcgaaccaccccgAGGCTAATTAATCCATTATGTTGTGCAGATCCAAGTCAACATCCCCAACGAAAGTTCACTATTCCACAGTCAGTTGTTCTTACTCCACACCCAGAACAGTTACGATTATGGTAATTTTGCACTATTAAATTTACAACTTTGTCCTTATTCCTCTAATTTTGCTTAATCTATATCCAAAATCCCACTATTTCCCCATTTTCTTAATCCCCACTTCGAATtagaaaatggaggaagtactacTCTGTTTAGAAAGGGTTAAAAAGCAGTGACATAATTAATCTTAGTCAAAGCAATGAAAACAGGGAACCTTAACATCAAAGAAATCAGATTTCTTCATTCAATGTCTTCTTGTCGTCATCATTTCTTTCAAGCTCCAaaacaataaagaaataagTTGATCAACAACTTAATTCATACTCCGTACTCGGTACTACTTGATTCATAACTTTTGGTTCTCCTTTTTTTACCGAGTAATTGATAGTTTGATACATTTATTTTGTCGTGTTGGTTAATGAAATATTTAAATCACTAGCATATTTTATTATCAATGGttaaaaatgattaaaaaaatttgatgattactccctccgtctctttttgttttatatttttggtatttttcacgcgttttaacgattaattaatttgcatcgagattcctcaattttttttatttaaacaagataaattacgtttatttataatgttttcacttttatcaaaattctgatattgggaaatgagaaaaatttaatgtcccaataaaAAAGTGTGAAAATTTTAATatcccaatgaatttaattggttaaaataataattggcccaaattttgatagaataataagtcatttatgtgataatataaaaggaaatgtaaagaacactTTGAAaaacccaaaaagaaaaacgtaaaaaacaaaaagagacaaagggagtaaattttttttgtaaatataaATTACAATAATGATAAAGTCAATTATATGAGTaatgtcaaaagtcaaaacgtGTTAACTATTTCATTTATAGATTACCTTGCCGGTGATTCAAATTACTCCGTACTACATCTCCATAAGTCCATGCTCGACTTGGTATCCGAGGAAAGTTCGCCAACAAGTGTTCCATATCTTCAGGATTTGAATCCAAAATGTACAGTTAAACACAAGTAACAAAAGTTAAACACAAGTAACAAAAGTTAAACAAACACTAGACATTCGGTAATGTAACAGAGACAAAAATTCTAGTGTTAATATATACAGTATCAGATTAAACAAATAAGATACCTTCCAAATCCATCCATATTTCCAAAATGTAACACTAATTATTTACAAAATCCACAAGTATTTATAAAAATCTGACAATTAAAAATAGAATTAATTTCCCCAAAATTCATAACCCCTTGACCAACAATCTAACATAGTCATCAATAATTACATCTTGATCTTGAACCCAAAATTTAATGCCCAAAAACAAAGTAAACCAAACTACCAAAGTCAAGGTCAAAACTCGGTCGTTTTACCAAAACCAGGACCAACCGC contains:
- the LOC110788081 gene encoding putative DNA glycosylase At3g47830, which translates into the protein MQKPTRKRKQISPQNDKQHAEITIAKIRSTQTKRTPKTATIEPYPSHPRPTPEDCLAIRDELLEFHGFPEEFAKYREERQNPEPKTSNLINGSVKSEVSVEKLSVLDGLVSTVLSQNTTDVNSQKAFASLKAAFPTWELVLAAEQNLLENAIRCGGLAPTKASCIRNILSCLNEKSGKLCLEYLRDLSIDEIKSELSSFKGIGPKTVACVLMFHLQQDDFPVDTHILQIATTLGWVPEGADAKKTYLHLNQRIPNELKFDLNCLLFTHGKICNRCSTKVGKQEKKESVNKPPCPLLNHCKKSD